A portion of the Candidatus Pristimantibacillus lignocellulolyticus genome contains these proteins:
- a CDS encoding SPFH domain-containing protein, producing MVFFKNQFSNVVEWEEFRDDMIFWKWSNREIKKGSKLIIRSGQDAIFINNGKIEGLFEDEGEYNIDSDIIPFLSTLKGFKFGFNSGMRVEVLFVNTKEFTIKWGTQNPVLIPTPQLPGGMPIRANGTFNFKVNDYVTLIDKIAGIKNSYLVEDVKLRITSVLDQLLMKWISREGKDMFNLQANASEIARGIREDLDMEVMDNGMTITGFQVMSFNYPKEIQDMITKTASHEMIGNLQKYQQVSMTDGIASGNIKGGGAASDMAGMMMGMNMANEMMKNMNSNQSQSPIQNQQTSAPKSSESAQGKPDAPQGSMKHNFCPNCGTKNEGANFCPNCGQKLN from the coding sequence ATGGTATTTTTCAAAAATCAATTTTCAAATGTGGTGGAATGGGAAGAGTTTAGAGATGATATGATTTTTTGGAAGTGGAGCAATCGTGAGATTAAGAAAGGCAGTAAGCTCATTATTCGCTCTGGTCAAGATGCAATATTTATTAATAACGGCAAGATAGAGGGCTTGTTTGAGGATGAGGGAGAGTATAATATTGATTCCGATATTATTCCTTTTTTATCTACTCTGAAAGGCTTTAAGTTTGGCTTTAATAGTGGAATGCGTGTGGAAGTGTTGTTCGTTAATACAAAGGAATTTACCATCAAATGGGGAACTCAAAATCCGGTTCTTATTCCGACACCGCAGCTACCAGGAGGAATGCCGATTCGTGCCAATGGTACGTTTAACTTTAAGGTCAATGACTATGTGACACTTATTGATAAAATTGCAGGCATTAAAAACAGCTATCTTGTAGAGGATGTAAAACTTCGTATTACTTCAGTGCTGGATCAACTACTTATGAAATGGATTAGCAGAGAAGGGAAGGATATGTTCAATCTGCAGGCAAATGCTTCTGAAATTGCTAGAGGTATTCGCGAGGACTTGGACATGGAAGTGATGGATAATGGGATGACAATTACAGGCTTCCAAGTGATGAGCTTCAATTATCCGAAAGAAATTCAAGATATGATTACGAAAACAGCTTCTCATGAAATGATCGGCAATTTGCAGAAATATCAGCAGGTTAGTATGACGGACGGGATCGCTTCTGGCAATATTAAAGGTGGTGGTGCGGCATCGGATATGGCAGGTATGATGATGGGAATGAATATGGCCAATGAAATGATGAAAAATATGAACTCGAATCAAAGCCAAAGTCCCATTCAGAATCAGCAGACTTCAGCTCCGAAATCTTCAGAATCAGCACAAGGGAAACCTGATGCTCCTCAAGGCAGTATGAAACATAACTTCTGTCCGAACTGCGGTACAAAGAACGAGGGCGCTAATTTCTGCCCTAATTGTGGTCAAAAGCTGAACTAG
- a CDS encoding Crp/Fnr family transcriptional regulator: protein MDNIHYLSQFNLLHALDTDDLIEMEQLTVITVVPKNTFIQTPETFSERLFFVKKGKVRLYKVNEEGKQFTSDIINEGNVFGELDMISFGTREHYIETIEESHICQIDSKRFEDFICNRPRFMLSLMKVLSERITSMSQLAENLVLGNLHNKILFVLMKLADEYGEKSDDCYYKISVPLSHQEIANLIGVSREAVTMALQELVKEGLVRTGFRTIHIDREKIIARHITSSH, encoded by the coding sequence ATGGATAACATTCATTACTTATCACAATTTAATTTGCTTCATGCGCTAGATACGGATGATTTAATTGAGATGGAACAATTGACTGTAATAACAGTTGTCCCGAAAAACACTTTTATCCAAACGCCAGAAACGTTTTCTGAGCGGTTATTTTTTGTGAAAAAGGGAAAGGTTCGCTTATACAAAGTGAACGAGGAAGGGAAGCAATTTACATCGGATATTATTAATGAAGGAAATGTATTTGGTGAACTAGACATGATCTCATTTGGAACAAGGGAACATTATATTGAAACGATAGAAGAGAGTCATATTTGTCAAATTGATTCTAAGAGATTTGAAGATTTCATTTGTAACCGACCGCGATTTATGTTGTCACTAATGAAAGTGTTGAGCGAGCGAATTACAAGTATGAGTCAGTTAGCAGAAAATTTAGTGCTTGGTAATCTGCATAACAAAATTTTATTCGTTCTTATGAAGTTAGCTGATGAATATGGGGAAAAGAGTGATGATTGTTATTACAAAATCAGCGTTCCACTATCTCATCAAGAAATTGCTAATTTAATAGGAGTAAGTAGAGAAGCTGTTACGATGGCGTTGCAGGAACTTGTTAAAGAAGGGTTAGTTAGGACAGGTTTTAGGACAATACATATAGATCGAGAAAAGATTATAGCGAGACATATAACTTCAAGTCATTAA
- a CDS encoding DNA alkylation repair protein: MNNERIVVLTDELLDRKGARKMSEIPHEVIELLQKGQLQTVNLTEWLAVDHVTLLQHVLDELGLAEESSPIIRRVSNLADKKVMKIIPAIALEWKVLLDSRSVGDSSTELYKSELYVTLAQHHSDSVRCWAAYIIGQDQRMSVHDKLVNIRPFAADSHFGVREIAWMALREDIINNLIEFIHYLSDWVHDEDANIRRYAIELTRPQGVWAKHIIALKENPQLALPLIESVLSDPAKYVQDSVSNWLNDASKTNPEWVKQICQQWLKISDTKETKRIVTRGQRSLAK, from the coding sequence ATGAATAATGAGCGGATAGTTGTACTGACCGATGAATTGTTAGATAGGAAAGGTGCTCGAAAGATGAGTGAGATTCCGCATGAAGTGATAGAACTGTTACAAAAAGGACAATTACAAACCGTAAATTTGACGGAATGGCTTGCTGTTGATCATGTAACTCTACTGCAACATGTTCTAGATGAATTAGGTTTAGCAGAGGAGTCTTCACCGATTATTCGAAGAGTGAGTAATCTAGCTGACAAGAAAGTTATGAAAATAATACCGGCAATTGCTCTTGAATGGAAGGTACTATTAGATAGTAGATCGGTGGGAGATAGTAGTACAGAGCTATATAAATCCGAGCTTTACGTTACATTAGCGCAGCACCATTCAGATAGTGTTCGCTGTTGGGCTGCGTACATTATTGGTCAGGATCAACGAATGAGTGTACACGACAAATTAGTAAATATTCGTCCGTTTGCTGCCGATTCGCATTTTGGAGTCCGTGAAATTGCTTGGATGGCTTTACGAGAGGATATTATCAACAATTTAATAGAGTTTATACATTATTTAAGTGATTGGGTGCATGATGAAGATGCTAATATACGGAGATATGCTATTGAATTGACACGTCCGCAAGGTGTGTGGGCCAAACATATTATTGCTCTAAAAGAGAATCCACAGTTAGCTCTGCCACTTATCGAATCGGTATTGTCTGATCCAGCTAAATATGTTCAAGATTCAGTAAGTAATTGGTTGAATGATGCTAGTAAAACCAATCCAGAGTGGGTAAAGCAAATCTGTCAGCAATGGTTGAAGATCTCAGATACAAAGGAGACAAAGCGGATCGTTACTCGGGGGCAAAGAAGCTTAGCGAAGTAA
- a CDS encoding VOC family protein, producing the protein MAFQPSKTFINMPVKDLKNTMDFFKQVGFEFNMQFTDENATSMIINDNTFAMLLVEPYFQSFTNKELVDATKSTEMLIALSVDNRAQVDEIVNKALAAGGTHSNDPKDYGFMYSWSFQDINGHIWEVFYMEDPENHQS; encoded by the coding sequence ATGGCATTTCAACCAAGTAAAACCTTTATTAACATGCCCGTTAAAGATTTGAAGAACACGATGGATTTCTTCAAGCAAGTTGGTTTCGAATTCAATATGCAGTTCACAGACGAGAATGCTACAAGCATGATTATTAATGACAATACCTTTGCAATGCTGCTTGTAGAGCCATATTTCCAATCATTCACCAATAAGGAACTTGTCGATGCAACGAAATCGACAGAGATGCTCATAGCCTTATCGGTTGATAACCGTGCCCAAGTGGATGAGATTGTGAACAAAGCACTTGCAGCCGGGGGAACACATTCAAATGACCCGAAGGACTATGGTTTTATGTACAGTTGGAGCTTTCAAGATATTAACGGACACATATGGGAAGTCTTTTATATGGAAGATCCTGAAAATCACCAATCATAA
- a CDS encoding alpha/beta hydrolase fold domain-containing protein produces the protein MKRGLIYIVTIILIVLGCLLLMNNRDNESNSENQEKEVVVEDTVTTNAANINTTVSNGRDRVDYLTPTFEVKLKSDIVYASKRNETDVEEALKLDLYEPVGDDNEQRPIFMFIHGGGYTGGDKYDAAEFSSELAKRGYVVVSVNYRLKKDPFLNFSSTLSDAYEDISDVIEWIKDNAEIYGMDASQIVIGGDSAGGHLSINYINEYLTKDSSIAKSIIAIVDIYGGDLRISANSKLPPILIIHGTIDQLIPYVQSVRLAGQLNGIGVYNNLLTMEDVGHDYKNAKYFNEIIETTSHFLWNIRNSSDFAKLPENSGMSVASGDTFEIKLPEAYRGQSKEQLNIALPEDWLFISEDEGILRIQIPVGLKRGSHSLFVSRDGDSVTTRGFTLNVNVIDPLEVRYETFYDETNKAIKTHMEITNLSMNNFSGLVEANYETAQSTQGIYTSTIEELEPGNSVQLDIPELARGERTLKAYNEAGTLLQTAVNSFNALQLPKFRQLVEIDGNLSEWSDQSSFDVKDVKIIGWRGEGDVSATGYMSWDLDNLYLAVEVLDDKHAQSASGDAIWSGDSIQIGIAISNSDGTVPSESHEIGVALGDEGALYKWRWLTPRGFNIGDKVELQYAVVRTDAKTSYEIAIPWGELSNDMTQVKQGMKLKFSMLVNDNDGEGRRGWVEYNSGIGSAKDVNAFGDLYLAD, from the coding sequence GTGAAGCGTGGGCTTATTTACATTGTTACAATTATACTTATCGTGCTAGGTTGCTTGCTGCTAATGAATAATCGAGACAATGAGAGCAATTCTGAAAATCAAGAGAAAGAAGTAGTGGTCGAAGATACAGTTACTACTAATGCAGCAAATATCAATACTACTGTCAGTAACGGACGAGATCGGGTCGATTATTTGACTCCAACCTTTGAAGTTAAATTAAAAAGCGATATTGTGTATGCGAGTAAGAGAAACGAAACAGATGTTGAAGAAGCTCTAAAACTCGATCTGTATGAGCCAGTCGGAGACGATAATGAGCAAAGACCGATATTTATGTTCATTCATGGTGGCGGTTATACGGGAGGGGATAAGTATGACGCAGCCGAGTTTTCGTCGGAATTGGCGAAACGGGGATATGTTGTAGTATCAGTCAATTATAGATTGAAGAAGGATCCATTCCTGAATTTCTCCAGCACGCTTAGTGACGCTTATGAAGATATAAGTGATGTAATAGAGTGGATTAAAGATAACGCAGAGATTTATGGCATGGACGCCAGTCAGATTGTTATTGGCGGCGATTCGGCAGGAGGTCATCTTTCGATAAACTATATCAATGAGTATCTTACAAAGGATTCATCAATCGCTAAGTCTATCATAGCCATAGTAGATATATATGGAGGTGATCTGAGGATAAGTGCAAACAGCAAGCTTCCACCGATACTTATTATTCATGGGACAATAGACCAATTAATACCCTATGTGCAAAGTGTTAGGTTGGCTGGACAATTAAATGGAATAGGTGTGTATAATAATCTTCTCACGATGGAGGATGTCGGGCACGATTACAAAAATGCGAAATATTTCAATGAAATTATTGAGACGACATCTCATTTCTTATGGAACATCAGGAATAGTAGCGATTTTGCAAAGCTGCCAGAAAACTCTGGGATGTCGGTTGCTTCTGGTGATACCTTTGAGATTAAATTACCCGAAGCATACAGAGGTCAATCAAAGGAGCAGCTCAATATCGCTTTGCCGGAAGACTGGTTATTCATTAGCGAAGATGAGGGCATACTTCGGATCCAGATCCCGGTAGGTTTGAAGCGCGGAAGTCATTCACTTTTCGTCTCACGAGATGGGGATAGTGTAACAACAAGAGGATTTACTCTTAATGTGAACGTCATTGACCCACTAGAGGTACGCTATGAGACATTTTATGATGAAACCAACAAGGCGATAAAAACTCACATGGAAATTACGAATCTATCGATGAACAATTTCAGTGGTTTAGTGGAAGCCAATTATGAGACTGCACAATCTACGCAAGGCATTTATACTTCTACAATTGAGGAGCTCGAACCGGGAAATAGCGTCCAACTTGATATTCCTGAGCTTGCAAGAGGAGAGCGCACATTGAAGGCTTACAATGAAGCTGGCACACTATTGCAGACGGCGGTGAATTCCTTTAACGCGCTTCAGTTACCAAAGTTCAGACAGCTTGTTGAAATTGACGGTAACCTGTCGGAGTGGAGTGATCAGTCTAGCTTTGATGTGAAAGATGTCAAAATCATCGGATGGAGAGGCGAGGGGGATGTCAGTGCGACTGGCTATATGTCATGGGATTTAGACAATCTTTACCTTGCGGTAGAAGTTTTAGATGACAAGCATGCGCAGTCTGCATCAGGTGATGCGATCTGGAGTGGGGACAGTATCCAGATCGGGATAGCTATTTCGAATTCTGATGGTACAGTGCCATCAGAGTCTCATGAAATTGGTGTGGCCCTAGGAGATGAGGGGGCATTATACAAGTGGCGCTGGCTGACACCGAGGGGGTTCAATATAGGGGATAAGGTAGAACTTCAGTATGCGGTGGTTCGTACAGATGCCAAAACTAGCTATGAAATCGCAATTCCTTGGGGCGAATTGAGCAACGACATGACGCAGGTGAAGCAAGGAATGAAACTTAAATTTTCGATGCTGGTTAATGATAATGACGGCGAAGGTCGCAGGGGCTGGGTAGAATACAACAGTGGTATAGGTTCTGCCAAAGATGTTAATGCCTTTGGGGATTTGTACTTGGCTGATTGA
- the pgmB gene encoding beta-phosphoglucomutase has product MLEHMKGAIFDLDGVIVDTAKYHFLAWQSLARRLGFEFTEQDNERLKGVSRVESLRILLEIGGIEVDQQQFDEMAESKNIEYVEYIKSLQPEEILPGAKAYLQQLRSKGIKIALGSASKNAKFILDKLDIVHLFDVIIDGTKVSKAKPDPEVFISASVALGLDPKDCVVFEDAEAGVQAGKAAGSKVVGIGSQHHLKEADFVVPGLYELVG; this is encoded by the coding sequence ATGTTAGAACATATGAAAGGTGCCATCTTCGATCTCGATGGCGTTATTGTAGATACAGCAAAATACCATTTCCTCGCTTGGCAATCTTTAGCTCGTCGCTTAGGCTTTGAATTTACGGAGCAGGATAATGAGCGCTTGAAAGGAGTTAGTCGCGTTGAGTCGTTACGCATTCTACTCGAAATCGGTGGTATTGAAGTAGACCAGCAACAATTTGATGAAATGGCTGAAAGTAAAAATATTGAATACGTAGAATATATTAAGAGTCTTCAGCCTGAAGAGATTTTACCTGGAGCAAAAGCATATTTACAGCAATTGAGGAGCAAAGGAATTAAAATCGCTCTTGGCTCAGCTAGTAAAAATGCAAAGTTTATACTAGATAAGCTAGACATTGTTCACCTTTTTGATGTTATTATTGATGGTACAAAAGTATCTAAAGCTAAACCAGATCCAGAAGTTTTCATATCAGCAAGTGTAGCTCTTGGTCTTGATCCGAAGGATTGTGTCGTATTTGAAGATGCAGAAGCTGGGGTACAGGCAGGAAAAGCTGCTGGCTCAAAAGTTGTTGGTATCGGTAGCCAACATCATTTGAAAGAAGCTGATTTTGTAGTTCCAGGTCTGTATGAATTAGTGGGCTAG
- a CDS encoding glycoside hydrolase family 65 protein, whose product MSWIIKEDIFDKDRITTNSNKYMIGNGYMGYRGTLEEFDKTQLTATTLAGVYDRFEDKWREPVNAPNGLATKIYCDGEELNTLTATVVQHTQQLDYFHGVHERSTTFQLAEDHIVTFISRRFCSASRLHLLANEIVLQSSKSAAFVIHTGIDGDVWDINGPHLEQLNATASENILQLDAVTHELKHTVSVAEAISVTFGEQQLLLHEYGVFREIKLDAIANESYSFQKYVAVYTSLDDAQNCSLAAYSESKKALVAGFKLLLEEHQQVWREKWKNSDVKINGDDKAQEALRFSMYQLHIIAPGHSERLSIPARGLSGQVYKGAVFWDTEMFMLPFFLYTQPDIARNLMMYRVHTLEGARRKAAEYGYEGAFFAWESQETGDDACTLFNVNDVFTGRPMRTYFRDKQVHISADVAHGIWQYYTFTGDDSMLTDGGAEVIWECARFFYSYAYYNSRKQRYEILDVTGPDEYHERVSNNAFTNKLVKRTVNIALEAMETLKVINRVQYETLIAGSETTIEQLHHMNNNLYVPSPDENSLLIEQFDRYFTLEDVKLPELKSRILNKNEYLGGGNGIATTTQVLKQADVVLMLHLFKDQYDHATKQANWTYYEPRTEHGSSLSSCIYAMVAADVGSSDWAYPYFLRTATIDLTGDSKQYVGDLYIGGTHPAANGGAWMAAVLGFAGVHFNGQRVQIKPSLPEQWCSIQFPLLLKGQLFQVTVDSKTVVITTQGEHPHCISFEINEQLHHIEAGQELRVELS is encoded by the coding sequence ATGAGCTGGATTATTAAGGAAGATATCTTCGATAAAGATCGGATTACAACCAATAGTAATAAATATATGATCGGTAATGGTTATATGGGCTATCGCGGTACGTTAGAAGAATTCGATAAAACGCAATTGACAGCAACAACATTAGCTGGTGTTTACGATAGATTTGAAGACAAGTGGCGTGAGCCTGTTAATGCTCCTAATGGACTCGCTACGAAAATTTACTGTGATGGTGAGGAGCTTAATACTCTTACTGCAACAGTTGTTCAACATACTCAGCAATTGGATTATTTTCATGGTGTCCATGAACGCTCTACAACATTTCAGCTTGCAGAGGATCATATCGTTACATTCATTTCGCGACGCTTCTGTAGTGCATCTCGCCTTCATCTACTCGCAAATGAGATCGTATTACAATCAAGTAAATCAGCTGCATTTGTGATCCACACAGGTATTGACGGCGATGTATGGGATATTAACGGCCCGCATCTTGAACAACTAAATGCAACGGCATCTGAAAATATACTCCAGTTAGATGCTGTTACCCATGAGCTAAAACATACGGTATCTGTAGCTGAAGCAATCAGTGTAACATTTGGCGAGCAGCAATTGCTTCTACATGAATATGGCGTTTTTCGGGAAATTAAGCTGGATGCAATAGCTAATGAGAGCTACTCCTTCCAAAAATATGTAGCCGTATATACGAGCTTAGATGATGCGCAAAATTGTTCCTTAGCAGCTTATTCCGAGAGCAAGAAAGCGTTAGTAGCGGGCTTTAAATTATTACTGGAGGAACATCAGCAAGTTTGGCGTGAAAAGTGGAAAAACAGTGACGTCAAAATTAATGGAGATGACAAGGCGCAGGAAGCATTAAGATTCAGCATGTATCAACTCCATATCATTGCACCAGGTCATTCCGAGAGATTATCGATTCCTGCGCGTGGATTATCAGGTCAAGTCTATAAAGGGGCTGTATTTTGGGATACTGAAATGTTCATGCTTCCCTTCTTCCTCTATACTCAGCCAGATATTGCCCGTAATTTGATGATGTATCGAGTTCATACATTGGAAGGTGCAAGAAGAAAGGCTGCCGAATACGGCTATGAAGGAGCATTTTTCGCATGGGAAAGTCAAGAAACCGGCGACGATGCTTGCACATTGTTTAATGTAAACGATGTATTTACAGGTCGTCCAATGCGTACGTATTTCCGTGATAAGCAGGTGCATATTAGTGCTGATGTTGCCCATGGCATTTGGCAATATTACACTTTCACAGGAGATGACAGTATGTTAACCGATGGTGGCGCAGAGGTAATTTGGGAATGTGCCCGCTTCTTCTACTCCTATGCGTATTACAACAGTCGTAAGCAACGTTACGAGATACTAGATGTAACGGGGCCAGATGAATATCATGAGCGTGTAAGTAATAATGCTTTTACTAATAAATTAGTAAAAAGAACGGTTAATATTGCCCTTGAAGCTATGGAAACGTTGAAAGTCATCAATAGGGTGCAATATGAGACATTAATTGCAGGTAGCGAAACTACAATTGAGCAGCTACATCACATGAATAATAACTTATATGTTCCTTCACCCGATGAAAACAGTTTATTAATAGAGCAATTCGATCGTTACTTTACATTAGAAGATGTCAAACTACCTGAGCTGAAATCACGTATTTTGAACAAAAATGAATATCTTGGCGGTGGTAATGGTATTGCTACAACGACGCAAGTTTTGAAACAAGCTGATGTTGTTCTTATGCTTCATCTATTCAAGGATCAATATGACCATGCGACCAAGCAAGCAAACTGGACCTATTACGAGCCACGTACAGAGCATGGCTCAAGCTTAAGCTCTTGCATTTATGCGATGGTAGCTGCTGATGTTGGTTCGTCAGACTGGGCATATCCTTATTTCCTTCGAACAGCAACGATTGATTTGACAGGTGATTCTAAGCAATATGTTGGTGATCTATACATTGGTGGAACACATCCTGCGGCAAATGGTGGTGCTTGGATGGCAGCTGTACTTGGCTTTGCTGGCGTACACTTTAATGGTCAACGAGTACAGATTAAGCCTTCTCTGCCAGAGCAATGGTGTTCTATTCAGTTTCCATTGTTACTTAAAGGTCAATTATTCCAAGTAACAGTGGATAGTAAAACCGTTGTTATTACAACGCAAGGTGAGCATCCTCACTGTATATCATTTGAAATTAACGAGCAATTGCATCATATAGAGGCTGGTCAAGAACTTCGAGTAGAGCTTTCATAA
- a CDS encoding family 65 glycosyl hydrolase, which produces MAKVADKYLVVDTWKVIEEGFDPTRNRVSESIFSLGNEYMGVRAYPEEGYSGDCLRGSYFNGLFEESKVPAHYKGIIRFLRFMVNSVDWLYTRINVNGEALDLATSTFSEFRRELDFKRGTYVRSFVWHLADGKQLKLTFERFVSMEVSNLGCQRIMFEPLNFSGEVTVRTGLDFSIIHEDQGRCFWESVKQEQINGVSAILGETVSTKNRLFSGFTIDVPHALDTKPVEENLFIGQDVTIKLTQGTASNFDKFVYNYAEKDLSISHDVMWSTTLEQVQSYVGASYVSLAQQQVNYWEKVWTESDIVIEGDPDNQQGIRFCIFNLYQTYHGDNPGFNIGAKGLTGEAYRGLAFWDTESYCLPFYIFNNPKAAKSLLEFRYQSLPHALERAKDLDCQGAFYPIATIDGTESCDLWQHSNLQLHVGTAVAYGIRHYVNITGDTEFLYEKGLEMLIQISRFYATRGQWGQQTGLYGYFGVMGPDEFQLMVNNNCYINLMAKKLFEFTLETIDNMSEHADQALIELATRLSLTDDEQADWSKKATLMKIPKDNETGIYEEHDGFFDMPHLDIHSIPVTEFPLYSNWSYDRLYRYDMIKQPDVLMFIFLYSGDYSSAEKLANYEYYESRCIHESSLSPSIHSIIAAEIGKDEEAYQFFEFATRLDLDNYNRNTREGLHTTSIAAAWMNIVYGFGGMRSDGNHLVLQPTIPTRWERYSFPISYKGSKLLIEVSKNSATIKTVAGEAVAVTIYGQEHYVGEKALEISLVKVG; this is translated from the coding sequence ATGGCAAAAGTAGCAGATAAGTATCTCGTTGTAGATACTTGGAAAGTCATTGAGGAAGGCTTTGATCCTACTCGTAACCGTGTATCCGAATCTATCTTCTCATTAGGCAATGAATATATGGGTGTGCGTGCATATCCAGAAGAAGGTTATAGCGGTGATTGTTTAAGAGGTAGCTATTTCAACGGATTATTTGAGGAAAGTAAAGTGCCTGCTCATTACAAAGGGATCATTCGATTTTTACGCTTTATGGTGAACTCTGTTGATTGGTTATACACAAGAATCAATGTCAATGGAGAAGCTTTAGATTTGGCAACGAGTACTTTTAGCGAGTTTAGAAGAGAGCTAGACTTTAAACGCGGTACCTATGTTCGCAGTTTCGTCTGGCACTTAGCAGATGGAAAACAGCTCAAATTAACATTTGAGCGTTTTGTAAGTATGGAAGTTTCTAACTTGGGTTGTCAGCGGATTATGTTCGAACCGCTTAACTTCTCTGGTGAAGTTACGGTGAGAACAGGTCTTGATTTCTCTATTATCCACGAGGATCAAGGCCGTTGCTTCTGGGAAAGTGTTAAGCAAGAGCAAATCAATGGAGTTTCAGCTATTCTTGGTGAAACCGTATCTACGAAAAACCGCCTCTTCTCTGGCTTTACGATCGATGTACCTCATGCTCTCGACACTAAGCCTGTTGAAGAGAATCTCTTTATTGGACAGGATGTAACCATCAAGCTAACTCAAGGAACAGCATCCAACTTTGATAAATTCGTATACAACTATGCAGAAAAGGATTTATCTATCTCACATGATGTCATGTGGAGTACGACACTTGAGCAAGTACAGTCTTATGTTGGGGCTAGCTATGTGTCTTTGGCTCAGCAACAAGTGAACTACTGGGAAAAGGTTTGGACGGAATCTGATATCGTTATCGAAGGCGATCCCGACAATCAGCAGGGCATTCGATTCTGCATTTTTAATTTGTATCAAACCTATCATGGTGATAATCCTGGATTCAATATTGGTGCGAAAGGACTTACAGGTGAAGCTTATCGTGGTTTGGCATTTTGGGATACAGAATCATATTGCCTACCATTTTATATATTCAACAATCCAAAAGCAGCGAAAAGCTTGCTAGAGTTCCGTTACCAATCATTACCTCACGCCCTTGAACGTGCAAAAGATCTGGACTGTCAAGGTGCGTTTTATCCGATTGCTACAATTGACGGTACAGAAAGTTGTGATCTATGGCAGCATTCCAATTTACAACTTCATGTTGGAACGGCTGTCGCTTATGGCATTCGTCACTATGTCAACATTACAGGTGATACTGAATTTCTTTATGAGAAAGGTTTAGAGATGCTAATCCAAATTAGTCGATTCTATGCTACTCGTGGGCAATGGGGACAACAGACAGGGCTATACGGCTACTTCGGCGTAATGGGACCCGATGAGTTCCAACTTATGGTTAACAACAATTGCTATATTAATCTAATGGCGAAAAAGCTATTTGAATTTACATTAGAAACGATTGATAACATGTCCGAGCATGCCGATCAAGCATTGATAGAATTAGCGACTCGCCTTTCTTTAACAGACGATGAGCAAGCTGACTGGAGCAAAAAAGCGACACTTATGAAAATTCCAAAAGATAACGAAACAGGTATTTATGAAGAACATGATGGTTTCTTTGATATGCCGCATCTGGATATTCACTCTATCCCAGTTACGGAATTCCCGCTGTATTCCAATTGGTCCTACGACCGCCTATATCGGTACGACATGATTAAGCAGCCTGATGTACTAATGTTTATATTTCTATATAGCGGAGACTATTCATCAGCTGAGAAACTTGCAAACTATGAATATTATGAATCTCGTTGTATTCACGAATCCTCTCTATCTCCATCCATTCACTCTATTATTGCAGCTGAAATCGGAAAGGATGAGGAAGCCTATCAGTTCTTTGAATTTGCCACACGTTTAGACCTAGATAATTACAATCGCAATACTCGTGAAGGTTTGCACACTACCTCCATTGCAGCAGCATGGATGAACATCGTATATGGCTTCGGCGGTATGCGTTCGGATGGTAATCATCTCGTCCTACAGCCAACAATTCCTACACGTTGGGAGCGTTACAGCTTCCCTATCTCCTATAAAGGATCTAAGTTACTAATTGAGGTTAGTAAGAATAGCGCTACTATCAAAACGGTTGCTGGCGAAGCTGTTGCCGTTACCATTTATGGTCAAGAACACTATGTTGGGGAGAAAGCACTTGAGATTAGCCTTGTAAAGGTGGGATAA